The proteins below are encoded in one region of Drosophila santomea strain STO CAGO 1482 chromosome 2R, Prin_Dsan_1.1, whole genome shotgun sequence:
- the LOC120445093 gene encoding protein dead ringer isoform X1 gives MQLRVHPTMDCSGRSASNIERDSDLGDDLSHGDRTDDEMRDCDSVDGEHHQLSAKAAIAARLSHTVSGGGGSFASPEPQTELPLSHHHQLPPNHPLNALGSFMGIGGLHSIPNLQHSDVLEKLKMQVRDMKVGLMEQDYAAAAHAAAFGANMLPTTISSGFPLPHNSVAFGHVSSAPSGGNGSSYNGGTTPTPSANSNAATNGGATTGPGGTGGSGGGGAGGGGGGGGVGGHQFSFASPTAAPSGKEARHFAANSASNSSTSSEASNSSQQNNGWSFEEQFKQVRQLYEINDDPKRKEFLDDLFSFMQKRGTPINRLPIMAKSVLDLYELYNLVIARGGLVDVINKKLWQEIIKGLHLPSSITSAAFTLRTQYMKYLYPYECEKKNLSTPAELQAAIDGNRREGRRSSYGQYEAMHNQMPMTPISRPSLPGGMQQMSPLALVTHAAVANNQQAQAAAAAAAAHHRLMGAPAFGQMPNLVKQEIESRMMEYLQLIQAKKEQGMPPVLGANHPHQQQHSQHQQQQQHHQQQQQQQSQQQHHLQQQRQRSQSPDLSKHDALSAQVALWHMYHNNNSPPGSAHTSPQQREALNLSDSPPNLTNIKREREREPTPEPVDQDDKFVDQPPPAKRVGSGLLPPGFPANFYLNPHNMAAVAAAAGFHHPSMGHQQDAASEGEPEDDYAHAEHNTTGNSSSMHDDSEPQQMNGHHHHQTHHLDKSDDSAIENSPTTSTTTGGSVGHRHSSPVSTKKKGGAKPQSGGKDLPSEDKDASSSGKLNPLETLSLLSGMQFQVARNGTGDNGEPQLIVNLELNGVKYSGVLVANVPLSQSETRTSSPCHAEAPTAEEEKDEEEEPKAAEEESHRSPVKQESEEADQDMEGSEILLNGGASAVGGAVAGVGVGVPLLKDAVVS, from the exons tCACATGGTGATCGAACGGACGACGAGATGCGCGACTGCGACTCCGTGGATGGGGAGCATCATCAGCTGAGCGCCAAGGCGGCGATTGCAGCCCGCTTGAGTCACACAGTTTCCGGCGGCGGAGGCAGCTTTGCCAGCCCCGAACCGCAGACCGAGCTGCCCCTGAG CCATCACCATCAACTGCCGCCGAATCATCCGCTCAACGCTCTGGGCAGCTTCATGGGCATCGGCGGACTACACAGCATTCCAAATCTCCAGCACAGCGATGTGCTCGAGAAGCTCAAGATGCAGGTGCGCGACATGAAGGTGGGCCTGATG GAACAGGACTACGCTGCCGCAGCACATGCCGCTGCTTTCGGGGCCAACATGCTGCCCACGACGATCAGCTCGGGCTTCCCACTGCCCCACAACTCGGTGGCCTTTGGCCATGTCAGCTCGGCGCCCAGCGGTGGCAATGGGAGCAGCTACAACGGAGGCACCACCCCCACGCCCAGCGCCAACAGCAATGCGGCCACCAATGGAGGCGCCACCACCGGACCCGGAGGAACAGGTGGATCGGGtggcggaggagcaggaggaggaggcggcggcggaggagtGGGTGGCCACCAGTTCTCGTTTGCATCCCCCACAGCAGCGCCGAGCGGCAAAGAAG CCCGCCACTTTGCAGCCAATTCCGCATCGAACTCGTCGACGTCCAGCGAGGCTTCCAATTCATCGCAGCAGAATAATGGATGGAGCTTTGAAGAGCAGTTCAAACAAGTCAGACAG CTCTATGAAATCAACGATGACCCCAAGCGCAAAGAGTTCCTGGACGACTTGTTCTCATTTATGCAGAAGCGCG GAACTCCGATCAATCGGCTGCCGATCATGGCCAAATCGGTGCTGGATCTCTACGAGCTGTACAATCTGGTGATAGCCCGCGGCGGCTTGGTGGATGTTATCAACAAGAAGCTGTGGCAGGAGATCATCAAGGGGCTGCACCTGCCCTCCAGCATCACCAGTGCCGCCTTCACCCTGCGCACCCA ATACATGAAGTATCTGTACCCGTACGAGTGCGAGAAGAAGAACCTCAGCACGCCGGCGGAGCTGCAGGCGGCCATCGATGGGAATCGCCGGGAAGGACGTCGCTCCAGCTACGGCCAGTACGAGGCCATGCACAACCAGATGCCGATG ACGCCCATTTCGAGACCCTCCCTCCCCGGTGGCATGCAGCAAATGTCGCCGCTGGCACTGGTCACCCATGCCGCGGTGGCCAACAATCAGCAGGCACAGGCCGCCGCTGCAGCCGCGGCAGCTCATCATCGCCTGATGGGCGCTCCCGCCTTTGGCCAGATGCCCAACCTGGTCAAGCAGGAGATCGAGAGCCGGATGATGGAGTATCTGCAGCTGATCCAGGCCAAGAAGGAGCAGGGCATGCCGCCCGTTCTGGGCGCCAATCAtccccaccagcagcagcactcacagcaccagcagcagcagcagcaccaccagcagcagcagcagcagcagtcgcagcagcaacaccacctgcagcagcagcgccagcggTCGCAGAGTCCGGATCTGAGCAAGCACGACGCACTCAGTGCCCAGGTGGCCCTGTGGCACATgtaccacaacaacaacagcccGCCGGGCTCGGCACACACATCGCCGCAGCAACG CGAAGCCCTGAACCTCTCCGACTCGCCTCCAAATCTCACAAACATCAAGCGGGAACGCGAACGGGAGCCCACTCCAGAGCCCGTGGACCAGGATGACAA ATTTGTGGACCAGCCGCCTCCAGCGAAGCGCGTGGGCAGTGGCCTCCTTCCGCCCGGCTTTCCTGCCAACTTCTACCTGAATCCACACAACATGGCCGCTGTGGCAGCAGCTGCGGGATTCCATCACCCATCCATGGGCCACCAGCAGGATGCCGCATCTGAGGGCGAACCGGAGGACGACTACGCCCACGCCGAGCACAACACCACGGGCAACTCATCCTCGATGCACGACGACAGCGAACCGCAGCAGATGAACggacaccaccaccaccagacCCACCATCTGGACAAGTCCGATGACTCGGCCATTGAGAACTCACCCACCACGTCGACCACCACCGGTGGGTCGGTGGGTCATCGCCACAGCTCGCCCGTTTCCACCAAGAAGAAGGGCGGCGCTAAGCCCCAGAGTGGAGGAAAGGATCTGCCGTCCGAGGACAAGGATGCGTCGTCCAGTGGCAAGCTCAATCCCCTCGAGACGCTGAGCCTGCTGTCCGGCATGCAGTTTCAAGTGGCAAGGAATG GAACTGGCGATAACGGCGAACCGCAGCTGATTGTCAATCTGGAGCTTAATGGCGTCAAGTACTCTGGGGTGCTGGTGGCCAATGTGCCGCTGTCCCAAAGCGAGACAAGGACGAGCTCACCCTGCCACGCTGAAGCACCAACAGCCGAGGAGGAgaaggatgaggaggaggagccgaAAGCCGCTGAAGAGGAATCGCATCGATCGCCAGTCAAGCAGGAGAGCGAGGAAGCCGACCAGGACATGGAGGGCAGTGAAATCCTCCTGAACGGTGGTGCTTcggcggtgggtggtgctgttgctggtgtgggtgtgggtgtgccCCTGCTCAAGGATGCCGTGGTCAGCTAG
- the LOC120445093 gene encoding protein dead ringer isoform X2, which yields MQLRVHPTMDCSGRSASNIERDSDLGDDLSHGDRTDDEMRDCDSVDGEHHQLSAKAAIAARLSHTVSGGGGSFASPEPQTELPLSHHHQLPPNHPLNALGSFMGIGGLHSIPNLQHSDVLEKLKMQVRDMKVGLMEQDYAAAAHAAAFGANMLPTTISSGFPLPHNSVAFGHVSSAPSGGNGSSYNGGTTPTPSANSNAATNGGATTGPGGTGGSGGGGAGGGGGGGGVGGHQFSFASPTAAPSGKEANSASNSSTSSEASNSSQQNNGWSFEEQFKQVRQLYEINDDPKRKEFLDDLFSFMQKRGTPINRLPIMAKSVLDLYELYNLVIARGGLVDVINKKLWQEIIKGLHLPSSITSAAFTLRTQYMKYLYPYECEKKNLSTPAELQAAIDGNRREGRRSSYGQYEAMHNQMPMTPISRPSLPGGMQQMSPLALVTHAAVANNQQAQAAAAAAAAHHRLMGAPAFGQMPNLVKQEIESRMMEYLQLIQAKKEQGMPPVLGANHPHQQQHSQHQQQQQHHQQQQQQQSQQQHHLQQQRQRSQSPDLSKHDALSAQVALWHMYHNNNSPPGSAHTSPQQREALNLSDSPPNLTNIKREREREPTPEPVDQDDKFVDQPPPAKRVGSGLLPPGFPANFYLNPHNMAAVAAAAGFHHPSMGHQQDAASEGEPEDDYAHAEHNTTGNSSSMHDDSEPQQMNGHHHHQTHHLDKSDDSAIENSPTTSTTTGGSVGHRHSSPVSTKKKGGAKPQSGGKDLPSEDKDASSSGKLNPLETLSLLSGMQFQVARNGTGDNGEPQLIVNLELNGVKYSGVLVANVPLSQSETRTSSPCHAEAPTAEEEKDEEEEPKAAEEESHRSPVKQESEEADQDMEGSEILLNGGASAVGGAVAGVGVGVPLLKDAVVS from the exons tCACATGGTGATCGAACGGACGACGAGATGCGCGACTGCGACTCCGTGGATGGGGAGCATCATCAGCTGAGCGCCAAGGCGGCGATTGCAGCCCGCTTGAGTCACACAGTTTCCGGCGGCGGAGGCAGCTTTGCCAGCCCCGAACCGCAGACCGAGCTGCCCCTGAG CCATCACCATCAACTGCCGCCGAATCATCCGCTCAACGCTCTGGGCAGCTTCATGGGCATCGGCGGACTACACAGCATTCCAAATCTCCAGCACAGCGATGTGCTCGAGAAGCTCAAGATGCAGGTGCGCGACATGAAGGTGGGCCTGATG GAACAGGACTACGCTGCCGCAGCACATGCCGCTGCTTTCGGGGCCAACATGCTGCCCACGACGATCAGCTCGGGCTTCCCACTGCCCCACAACTCGGTGGCCTTTGGCCATGTCAGCTCGGCGCCCAGCGGTGGCAATGGGAGCAGCTACAACGGAGGCACCACCCCCACGCCCAGCGCCAACAGCAATGCGGCCACCAATGGAGGCGCCACCACCGGACCCGGAGGAACAGGTGGATCGGGtggcggaggagcaggaggaggaggcggcggcggaggagtGGGTGGCCACCAGTTCTCGTTTGCATCCCCCACAGCAGCGCCGAGCGGCAAAGAAG CCAATTCCGCATCGAACTCGTCGACGTCCAGCGAGGCTTCCAATTCATCGCAGCAGAATAATGGATGGAGCTTTGAAGAGCAGTTCAAACAAGTCAGACAG CTCTATGAAATCAACGATGACCCCAAGCGCAAAGAGTTCCTGGACGACTTGTTCTCATTTATGCAGAAGCGCG GAACTCCGATCAATCGGCTGCCGATCATGGCCAAATCGGTGCTGGATCTCTACGAGCTGTACAATCTGGTGATAGCCCGCGGCGGCTTGGTGGATGTTATCAACAAGAAGCTGTGGCAGGAGATCATCAAGGGGCTGCACCTGCCCTCCAGCATCACCAGTGCCGCCTTCACCCTGCGCACCCA ATACATGAAGTATCTGTACCCGTACGAGTGCGAGAAGAAGAACCTCAGCACGCCGGCGGAGCTGCAGGCGGCCATCGATGGGAATCGCCGGGAAGGACGTCGCTCCAGCTACGGCCAGTACGAGGCCATGCACAACCAGATGCCGATG ACGCCCATTTCGAGACCCTCCCTCCCCGGTGGCATGCAGCAAATGTCGCCGCTGGCACTGGTCACCCATGCCGCGGTGGCCAACAATCAGCAGGCACAGGCCGCCGCTGCAGCCGCGGCAGCTCATCATCGCCTGATGGGCGCTCCCGCCTTTGGCCAGATGCCCAACCTGGTCAAGCAGGAGATCGAGAGCCGGATGATGGAGTATCTGCAGCTGATCCAGGCCAAGAAGGAGCAGGGCATGCCGCCCGTTCTGGGCGCCAATCAtccccaccagcagcagcactcacagcaccagcagcagcagcagcaccaccagcagcagcagcagcagcagtcgcagcagcaacaccacctgcagcagcagcgccagcggTCGCAGAGTCCGGATCTGAGCAAGCACGACGCACTCAGTGCCCAGGTGGCCCTGTGGCACATgtaccacaacaacaacagcccGCCGGGCTCGGCACACACATCGCCGCAGCAACG CGAAGCCCTGAACCTCTCCGACTCGCCTCCAAATCTCACAAACATCAAGCGGGAACGCGAACGGGAGCCCACTCCAGAGCCCGTGGACCAGGATGACAA ATTTGTGGACCAGCCGCCTCCAGCGAAGCGCGTGGGCAGTGGCCTCCTTCCGCCCGGCTTTCCTGCCAACTTCTACCTGAATCCACACAACATGGCCGCTGTGGCAGCAGCTGCGGGATTCCATCACCCATCCATGGGCCACCAGCAGGATGCCGCATCTGAGGGCGAACCGGAGGACGACTACGCCCACGCCGAGCACAACACCACGGGCAACTCATCCTCGATGCACGACGACAGCGAACCGCAGCAGATGAACggacaccaccaccaccagacCCACCATCTGGACAAGTCCGATGACTCGGCCATTGAGAACTCACCCACCACGTCGACCACCACCGGTGGGTCGGTGGGTCATCGCCACAGCTCGCCCGTTTCCACCAAGAAGAAGGGCGGCGCTAAGCCCCAGAGTGGAGGAAAGGATCTGCCGTCCGAGGACAAGGATGCGTCGTCCAGTGGCAAGCTCAATCCCCTCGAGACGCTGAGCCTGCTGTCCGGCATGCAGTTTCAAGTGGCAAGGAATG GAACTGGCGATAACGGCGAACCGCAGCTGATTGTCAATCTGGAGCTTAATGGCGTCAAGTACTCTGGGGTGCTGGTGGCCAATGTGCCGCTGTCCCAAAGCGAGACAAGGACGAGCTCACCCTGCCACGCTGAAGCACCAACAGCCGAGGAGGAgaaggatgaggaggaggagccgaAAGCCGCTGAAGAGGAATCGCATCGATCGCCAGTCAAGCAGGAGAGCGAGGAAGCCGACCAGGACATGGAGGGCAGTGAAATCCTCCTGAACGGTGGTGCTTcggcggtgggtggtgctgttgctggtgtgggtgtgggtgtgccCCTGCTCAAGGATGCCGTGGTCAGCTAG
- the LOC120445093 gene encoding protein dead ringer isoform X3 — protein MLISEDQIQELYEINDDPKRKEFLDDLFSFMQKRGTPINRLPIMAKSVLDLYELYNLVIARGGLVDVINKKLWQEIIKGLHLPSSITSAAFTLRTQYMKYLYPYECEKKNLSTPAELQAAIDGNRREGRRSSYGQYEAMHNQMPMTPISRPSLPGGMQQMSPLALVTHAAVANNQQAQAAAAAAAAHHRLMGAPAFGQMPNLVKQEIESRMMEYLQLIQAKKEQGMPPVLGANHPHQQQHSQHQQQQQHHQQQQQQQSQQQHHLQQQRQRSQSPDLSKHDALSAQVALWHMYHNNNSPPGSAHTSPQQREALNLSDSPPNLTNIKREREREPTPEPVDQDDKFVDQPPPAKRVGSGLLPPGFPANFYLNPHNMAAVAAAAGFHHPSMGHQQDAASEGEPEDDYAHAEHNTTGNSSSMHDDSEPQQMNGHHHHQTHHLDKSDDSAIENSPTTSTTTGGSVGHRHSSPVSTKKKGGAKPQSGGKDLPSEDKDASSSGKLNPLETLSLLSGMQFQVARNGTGDNGEPQLIVNLELNGVKYSGVLVANVPLSQSETRTSSPCHAEAPTAEEEKDEEEEPKAAEEESHRSPVKQESEEADQDMEGSEILLNGGASAVGGAVAGVGVGVPLLKDAVVS, from the exons ATGCTCATCTCCGAAGATCAAATTCAGGAG CTCTATGAAATCAACGATGACCCCAAGCGCAAAGAGTTCCTGGACGACTTGTTCTCATTTATGCAGAAGCGCG GAACTCCGATCAATCGGCTGCCGATCATGGCCAAATCGGTGCTGGATCTCTACGAGCTGTACAATCTGGTGATAGCCCGCGGCGGCTTGGTGGATGTTATCAACAAGAAGCTGTGGCAGGAGATCATCAAGGGGCTGCACCTGCCCTCCAGCATCACCAGTGCCGCCTTCACCCTGCGCACCCA ATACATGAAGTATCTGTACCCGTACGAGTGCGAGAAGAAGAACCTCAGCACGCCGGCGGAGCTGCAGGCGGCCATCGATGGGAATCGCCGGGAAGGACGTCGCTCCAGCTACGGCCAGTACGAGGCCATGCACAACCAGATGCCGATG ACGCCCATTTCGAGACCCTCCCTCCCCGGTGGCATGCAGCAAATGTCGCCGCTGGCACTGGTCACCCATGCCGCGGTGGCCAACAATCAGCAGGCACAGGCCGCCGCTGCAGCCGCGGCAGCTCATCATCGCCTGATGGGCGCTCCCGCCTTTGGCCAGATGCCCAACCTGGTCAAGCAGGAGATCGAGAGCCGGATGATGGAGTATCTGCAGCTGATCCAGGCCAAGAAGGAGCAGGGCATGCCGCCCGTTCTGGGCGCCAATCAtccccaccagcagcagcactcacagcaccagcagcagcagcagcaccaccagcagcagcagcagcagcagtcgcagcagcaacaccacctgcagcagcagcgccagcggTCGCAGAGTCCGGATCTGAGCAAGCACGACGCACTCAGTGCCCAGGTGGCCCTGTGGCACATgtaccacaacaacaacagcccGCCGGGCTCGGCACACACATCGCCGCAGCAACG CGAAGCCCTGAACCTCTCCGACTCGCCTCCAAATCTCACAAACATCAAGCGGGAACGCGAACGGGAGCCCACTCCAGAGCCCGTGGACCAGGATGACAA ATTTGTGGACCAGCCGCCTCCAGCGAAGCGCGTGGGCAGTGGCCTCCTTCCGCCCGGCTTTCCTGCCAACTTCTACCTGAATCCACACAACATGGCCGCTGTGGCAGCAGCTGCGGGATTCCATCACCCATCCATGGGCCACCAGCAGGATGCCGCATCTGAGGGCGAACCGGAGGACGACTACGCCCACGCCGAGCACAACACCACGGGCAACTCATCCTCGATGCACGACGACAGCGAACCGCAGCAGATGAACggacaccaccaccaccagacCCACCATCTGGACAAGTCCGATGACTCGGCCATTGAGAACTCACCCACCACGTCGACCACCACCGGTGGGTCGGTGGGTCATCGCCACAGCTCGCCCGTTTCCACCAAGAAGAAGGGCGGCGCTAAGCCCCAGAGTGGAGGAAAGGATCTGCCGTCCGAGGACAAGGATGCGTCGTCCAGTGGCAAGCTCAATCCCCTCGAGACGCTGAGCCTGCTGTCCGGCATGCAGTTTCAAGTGGCAAGGAATG GAACTGGCGATAACGGCGAACCGCAGCTGATTGTCAATCTGGAGCTTAATGGCGTCAAGTACTCTGGGGTGCTGGTGGCCAATGTGCCGCTGTCCCAAAGCGAGACAAGGACGAGCTCACCCTGCCACGCTGAAGCACCAACAGCCGAGGAGGAgaaggatgaggaggaggagccgaAAGCCGCTGAAGAGGAATCGCATCGATCGCCAGTCAAGCAGGAGAGCGAGGAAGCCGACCAGGACATGGAGGGCAGTGAAATCCTCCTGAACGGTGGTGCTTcggcggtgggtggtgctgttgctggtgtgggtgtgggtgtgccCCTGCTCAAGGATGCCGTGGTCAGCTAG